GCAGGATCGCCTCCTGCGCGAACTCGCCGAGCAGCGCGCGCACCGCGAACGCGGGCACCACCAGCGGTGTCGGCCGGTGCAGCGAGCGGCCGAGCGCGCGGCTGAACTCGGCATTGGTCACCGGGGCCGGACCGACCACGTTGACCGGGCCGCGCAGGGTGTCGTGGCCGAGCGCGAACAGGATCGCGCCGATCTCGTCGGCCATCGAGATCCACGGCGTGTACTGGCGTCCGCTGCCGAGCCGTCCGCCGAGGCCGAGCGAATACAGCGGCTGCAACATGCCGAGCATGCCGCCGTGCCCGGACAGCACGACGGCGCTGCGCAACAGGATGGTCCGGACGCCGGCGTCGACGGCCGGGGCGGTGGCGGCTTCCCAATCGCGGCACAGGGTGGCCAGGAAACCCGAACCGGCGGAAGAGGTTTCGTCGACCACCCGGTCACCGGTCGCGCCACCGTAATAGTGCACGCCGCTGGCGTTGAGCAGCGTCGGCACGTCCGCGGCGACGACCGCCGCGGCGAGCACGTCGGTGGGGGTGATCCGGCTGTCGCGCAGCTCCTGTTTGAAGCTGCCGTTCCAGCGACGGCGGCCGATGCTCGCACCGCACAGGTTCACCACCGCGTCCGCGCCGCGCAGGGCGCGGTCGTCCACTTCGGCGCGGACCGGATCCCAGGTGAACTCGTCCGGTCCCGCCGCCCGCCTGCGTACCAGGCGGGCGACGTCGTGCCCGTCGCGGCGCAGGGCCGCGACGAGCGCTGTCCCGATCAGCCCGGACGAACCGGCGATCACGACCTTCATGCGCGCACGATGACCTTCCTGTGGCGACCCGTCTTACAGACCGAGGTCGGCCTCGAACGCCGCCTCCTCGAGCCGGTGCCGGATCGTGGTCAGGAAGCGGCCCGCGTCGGCACCGTCGACCAGGCGGTGGTCGTAAGTGAGCGGCAGGTAGCACATCGAACGGACACCGATGGACTCGCTGCCCGTGTCGTCCTTCACCACGACCGGGCGCTTGACGATCGCGCCGGTACCGAGCATGCCCGCCTGCGGCGGGAGCAGGATCGGGGTGTCGAACAGCGCGCCCTGGCTGCCGATGTTGGTGATGGTGAAGGTGCCGCCGGCGAGCTCGTCGGGCTTCAGGCCACCGTTGCGCGCGCGGTTGGCGATATCGGCGATGGCGCGGGCCAGGCCGGCCAGCGACAGGTCGCTCGCGTTGTGGATCACCGGGGAGAGCAGGCCCTGCTCGGTGTCCACGGCGATGCCGAGGTGCACGGCCGCGTGGTAGGTGACCTCTTTGGTGCTGTCGTCGTAGCTGGCGTTGACGTTCGGGTGCACACCGAGCGCCTCGACGACGGCCTTGGCGAAGAACGGCAGGAACGTCAGGTTGACGCCCTCGCGCTCCTTGAACGCCGCCTTGGCCTGTGCCCGCAGCTGCGCGATCTTGGTGACATCGGCCTCGTGCACCTGGGTCAGCTGCGCGGTGGTGCGCAGCGATTCCAGGGTCTTGGTCGCGGTGATCTGCCGGATCCGGTTCGCCTTCTGCACGGTGCCGCGCAGGTGCGCCAGCTGTGCGCTCGGCGCGGGCGCGGCCTTGGCGGCCGGGGCCTTCGCGGCGGGCGCGGCCGCAGCCGGGGCGGGCGCCTTCTTGGCTTCCGCGGCCGCGAGCACGTCCTGCTTGCGGATGCGGCCGCCGACACCGGAACCGGTGAGCGCGGACAGGTCGACGCCGTTCTCGTCGGCCAGCTTGCGCACCAGCGGAGTGACGTACGGGGTGGCGCCGTTACCGGCGGAATCCGACTCGGTCGCGGTGGCGTCGGGCGCCTTGGCCGGGGCGGGTGCCGGAGCCTTGGGTGCGGGTGCCGGGGCGGCGGCCGCGGGCTCGGGCTTCGGTTCCGGCTTGGGCTCGGGCTTGGGTTCCGGCTTGGGCTCGGGCTTCGGCTCGGGGGCCGGTGCCTTGGGCGCGGCGGCCGCGGGGGCGCCGCTGCCGATCACGCCGAGCTGTCCACCCACAGCGACGACATCGTCTTCCTGCGCGGTGATCTCGAGCAGCGTGCCCGCGA
This genomic stretch from Nocardia brasiliensis ATCC 700358 harbors:
- the sucB gene encoding 2-oxoglutarate dehydrogenase, E2 component, dihydrolipoamide succinyltransferase codes for the protein MAFSVQMPALGESVTEGTVTRWLKQEGDTVEVDEPLLEVSTDKVDTEIPSPTAGVLSKIVAQEDDVVEVGGELGVISEAGEAPAPSSAPEPEAAAAPAQEAPAEEAAEPEPAQEAPAQEAAPAPAASASAGDGTPVKMPELGESVTEGTVTRWLKAVGDEVAVDEALLEVSTDKVDTEIPSPVAGTLLEITAQEDDVVAVGGQLGVIGSGAPAAAAPKAPAPEPKPEPKPEPKPEPKPEPKPEPAAAAPAPAPKAPAPAPAKAPDATATESDSAGNGATPYVTPLVRKLADENGVDLSALTGSGVGGRIRKQDVLAAAEAKKAPAPAAAAPAAKAPAAKAAPAPSAQLAHLRGTVQKANRIRQITATKTLESLRTTAQLTQVHEADVTKIAQLRAQAKAAFKEREGVNLTFLPFFAKAVVEALGVHPNVNASYDDSTKEVTYHAAVHLGIAVDTEQGLLSPVIHNASDLSLAGLARAIADIANRARNGGLKPDELAGGTFTITNIGSQGALFDTPILLPPQAGMLGTGAIVKRPVVVKDDTGSESIGVRSMCYLPLTYDHRLVDGADAGRFLTTIRHRLEEAAFEADLGL
- a CDS encoding TIGR01777 family oxidoreductase; this encodes MKVVIAGSSGLIGTALVAALRRDGHDVARLVRRRAAGPDEFTWDPVRAEVDDRALRGADAVVNLCGASIGRRRWNGSFKQELRDSRITPTDVLAAAVVAADVPTLLNASGVHYYGGATGDRVVDETSSAGSGFLATLCRDWEAATAPAVDAGVRTILLRSAVVLSGHGGMLGMLQPLYSLGLGGRLGSGRQYTPWISMADEIGAILFALGHDTLRGPVNVVGPAPVTNAEFSRALGRSLHRPTPLVVPAFAVRALLGEFAQEAILHGPRAIPTALEEAGYEFQHPTVGAALAAMVGRPGDDR